The Dendropsophus ebraccatus isolate aDenEbr1 chromosome 10, aDenEbr1.pat, whole genome shotgun sequence genome has a segment encoding these proteins:
- the NELFE gene encoding negative elongation factor E, translating into MVSLPPVLTEEEEALQRKFAKLKKKKKALLALKKQTSTNQTSQAGIKRSLSDQPAVDTATATEQAKMLVKTGAISAIKSGTKNSGFKRSRTLEGKLKDPDKGPAPTFQPFQRSVSVDEEQAEGSRRNQRKSLYESFVSSSERMRDPEREAEDRESDRESRRAADREPFERERGRERERDRERDRERDRSERDRERERDREGFHRRSDSFPERRAPRKGNTVYVHGVGMKKQMLTDAFSKFGKIIDLATDAPRNCAFVTFEKMESADQAIQELNNTMIEDISVKVSIARKQPMLDAAIEKSVWGQLAFHNSVKGSHKDKRAQVSYSEDFDYFTVGSASTENTTTG; encoded by the exons ATGGTCTCGCTGCCCCCCGTCctgacagaagaagaggaggctCTACAGAGGAAATTCGCCAAGCTCAAAAAGAAG AAAAAAGCCTTGCTGGCTCTGAAGAAGCAGACGTCCACCAACCAGACCAGCCAGGCCGGCATCAAGAGAT CTTTATCGGACCAGCCGGCGGTGGACACTGCCACAGCCACAGAACAAGCCAAGATGCTGGTGAAGACTGGAGCCATCAGTGCTATTAAATCTGGCACCAAAAATAGCGGCTTCAAGCGCTCTCGGACACTAGAGGGCAAACTCAAG GACCCCGACAAGGGTCCAGCACCCACCTTCCAGCCCTTTCAGCGCAGCGTCTCTGTAGATGAGGAACAAGCCGAG GGTTCAAGACGCAACCAGAGGAAGTCTCTGTATGAGAG CTTTGTCAGCTCCAGTGAACGTATGCGAGACCccgagagagaggcagaggaccGGGAGAGTGACCGAGAGAGCCGCCGTGCTGCAGACAGGGAGCCTTTTGAACGAGAGCGTGGGAGAGAACGAGAACGCGACCgggagagagacagggagagagaccGAAGTGAAAGGGATCGAGAGAGGGAGCGGGACAGAGAAGGCTTCCACAGGA ggtcGGACTCTTTCCCAGAACGTCGCGCACCCAGGAAAGGAAACACTGTGTACGTTCACGGCGTGGGCATGAAGAAGCAGATGCTCACCGACGCCTTCTCCAAGTTTGGGAAGATAATAGACCTCGCCACCGATGCTCCACGGAA CTGCGCTTTTGTTACATTTGAGAAGATGGAATCTGCGGACCAGGCGATCCAGGAG CTTAATAACACAATGATAGAGGACATCTCAGTGAAGGTCAGCATAGCGCGTAAGCAACCGATGCTGGACGCGGCCATAGAGAAGTCGGTGTGGGGTCAGCTAG ccttccaCAACAGCGTCAAGGGATCCCACAAGGACAAGAGGGCCCAAGTCAGCTACTCAGAAGACTTTGATTACTTCACTGTGGGATCCGCCAGTACGGAGAACACTACAACCGGATAA